A genomic stretch from Desulfotignum balticum DSM 7044 includes:
- the thiS gene encoding sulfur carrier protein ThiS, giving the protein MKIRLNGDETHIQALDLLALVKARNLDPSSLVIEHNHTLVRQTSWAETRLKEGDTIELLSFVGGG; this is encoded by the coding sequence ATGAAAATCCGATTAAACGGCGATGAGACGCACATCCAGGCATTAGATCTTCTCGCCCTTGTGAAAGCCCGAAACCTGGATCCGTCATCACTGGTCATCGAGCACAATCATACCCTGGTCCGGCAGACGTCCTGGGCTGAAACCCGGCTGAAAGAAGGGGATACCATTGAACTTTTATCATTTGTGGGAGGGGGATGA